One part of the Sphingopyxis sp. TUF1 genome encodes these proteins:
- a CDS encoding endo alpha-1,4 polygalactosaminidase: MRCASVTGFDAVDPDEINGWENDIGFPLAFNGQLSYHRALTGWAHHLGACLVRPHRNRAPCGFGGVRSSETRAYS; this comes from the coding sequence GTGCGATGCGCATCGGTCACGGGATTCGACGCTGTCGATCCCGACGAGATCAACGGCTGGGAGAATGACATCGGCTTTCCGCTCGCCTTTAATGGCCAGCTTTCCTACCACCGGGCGCTTACCGGATGGGCGCATCATCTTGGCGCGTGTCTTGTGCGACCGCATCGGAATCGGGCTCCGTGCGGTTTCGGAGGCGTTCGTTCTTCAGAAACCCGCGCATATTCCTAA